The following proteins are co-located in the Betta splendens chromosome 9, fBetSpl5.4, whole genome shotgun sequence genome:
- the LOC114861633 gene encoding apoptosis facilitator Bcl-2-like protein 14, with protein MANDREGSHDQNSNHSTSSTASDPEPTSDASDMEDTVEFRILMAYAQRRRPKPAAPTGPAAPGMTDSNGTAPTRTPEETKQKEPKKKKKSKKQWMRILKFFKCVRPQTEEKEPYQTPAMVPEEEKDEEDEQEDEWRDIKIDDNDEKDALAEVVARLTEIADEIPFTRPDIETDAEIDDVERAIGLILRETGDRVNEQELKKLKELFWDYSFFNNIIKGLLTRMGLKSPYPDSPGPHASPKTQMAVACEAISRLSALDTQPMNNLLGFGARYLHEQHASWAKELGGYEAAFEDDDEVQ; from the exons ATGGCCAACGACCGGGAGGGAAGCCATGACCAGAACTCCAACCACAGCACGAGCAGCACAGCCTCTGACCCAGAGCCTACCTCAGATGCGTCGGACATGGAGGACACGGTGGAGTTCAGGATCCTCATGGCCTACGCGCAGAGGAGACGTCCGAAACCGGCTGCGCCAACCGGTCCTGCCGCCCCCGGTATGACGGATTCTAACGGAACGGCTCCGACCCGGACGCCAGAGGAGACCAAACAGAAGGagccgaagaagaagaagaagagcaagaagCAATGGATGAGAATTCTGAagttttttaaatgtgtccGGCCTCAGACAGAAGAGAAAGAGCCCTACCAGACTCCAGCGATGGTACCTGAGGAAgagaaggacgaggaggacgagcaggaggacgaATGGCGTGACATTAAAATTG atgataatgatgagaagGATGCGTTGGCAGAGGTAGTGGCTAGGCTGACGGAGATCGCAGATGAAATCCCCTTCACACGTCCAGACATAGAAACAGACGCTGAGA tAGACGATGTGGAGAGAGCCATCGGCCTGATCCTGAGGGAGACTGGAGACAGGGTGAACGAGCAG gagctgaaaaAACTCAAAGAGCTGTTTTGGGACTACAGTTTCTTTAATAACATCATAAAAGGCCTCCTCACGAGGATGGGCCTCAAGTCTCCGTACCCTGACTCTCCAGGGCCACACGCTTCTCCCAAAACTCAGATGGCAGTAGCCTGCGAG GCCATCAGTCGTCTGTCGGCGCTGGACACGCAGCCTATGAACAACCTGCTCGGCTTCGGAGCTAGATATCTGCATGAACAACACGCATCGTGGGCAAAGGAGCTGGGTGGATAT GAAGCAGCATTCGAGGACGATGACGAGGTCCAGTGA